One window from the genome of Nitrosopumilus sp. encodes:
- a CDS encoding DNA-directed DNA polymerase I, which translates to MQVNLPNTKKIESMPPSMLVSATYDNNSKSAVLKFYEPESKKLFLWKDEIGHKPYCYSRLSPDELDFLQEREDILEIKTVKRYDLMKDSEIDMSKIIVADPLAIGGTSGDKSIRNVIETWESDIKYYENYLYDRKLIVGKYYEISDSKIKQHDLEISDEVKLALKSLLWDKVDSGSMVDEEEFKKYISEWADLLNQPIPKIKRLSVDIEVEAEIGRIPDPKLAEKKVTAIGMKGSEGFDQIFVLKTEGTDEGTNELEQNIKVTFYDLDKEKEMIQDAFEIMKSFPFVLTYNGDEFDLPYLYNRAERLGVKNSDNPLYMMRDSATLKEGVHLDLYKVLSNRSFQIYAFSQKYTDFSLNSVSKALLGKEKIDYGLEFDELSLYQTANYCYNDALLTYELTSFNKDLMMDLLVIIARIGRMPIDDIARMGVSQWIRSLLYYEHRRRNCLIPKREELQRRSEGVMSDAVIKDKKYRGGLVVEPKEGIHFDVVVMDFASLYPSIIKVRNLSYETVRCSHEECKKNTIPQTNHWACSKRNGLTSMIIGSLRDLRVNYYKSLSKKETLTDDQRQQYTVVSQALKVILNASYGVMGAEIFPLYFLPVAEATTAIGRYTILETIKKCEGAGIEVLYGDTDSLFIKNPTKEQIQIVINQAKKEHGVDLEIDKTYRYCVLSNRKKNYLGVTKEGKVDVKGLTGKKSHTPAFIKKLFYELIDVLAKVQNMEDFVKAKQEISEKIATCGKKVESKEIPLEDLTFNVMLSKAPSEYVKTIPQHIRAAKQLESIREIKKGDKISFIKILNKPGVKPVELAKKEEIDSKKYMEFMESTLEQITSSMDLDFDTMLGKPKQTGLDEFFWS; encoded by the coding sequence ATGCAAGTAAATTTGCCAAATACTAAAAAAATAGAGTCAATGCCACCATCAATGTTAGTGTCAGCAACATATGACAACAATTCAAAATCAGCAGTTTTAAAATTCTATGAACCAGAATCAAAAAAATTATTCTTATGGAAAGATGAAATTGGACATAAGCCATATTGTTATTCCAGATTATCACCTGATGAATTGGATTTTCTTCAAGAAAGGGAAGATATTTTGGAAATTAAAACTGTCAAGCGATATGATTTGATGAAAGATAGTGAAATAGACATGTCAAAAATCATCGTAGCAGATCCTCTTGCCATAGGGGGGACATCAGGGGACAAGAGTATAAGAAATGTTATCGAAACATGGGAATCAGACATCAAATATTATGAGAATTATTTGTATGATAGAAAATTAATTGTTGGTAAATATTATGAAATTTCAGACAGTAAAATCAAACAGCATGATTTAGAAATTTCTGACGAAGTAAAACTAGCTCTGAAGAGTTTGCTTTGGGATAAAGTAGATAGTGGAAGTATGGTAGACGAAGAAGAATTCAAAAAATATATTTCAGAATGGGCAGATTTGTTAAACCAACCAATTCCAAAAATAAAGAGATTAAGTGTAGATATCGAAGTAGAAGCAGAGATTGGACGAATACCAGATCCAAAACTTGCAGAAAAAAAGGTAACTGCCATAGGAATGAAGGGCTCAGAAGGATTTGATCAGATTTTTGTGCTCAAAACAGAAGGAACGGATGAAGGAACTAATGAATTAGAGCAAAACATCAAAGTCACATTCTATGATTTAGATAAAGAAAAAGAAATGATTCAAGATGCATTTGAAATAATGAAATCATTTCCATTTGTTCTTACGTATAATGGAGATGAATTTGATTTACCATATCTTTACAACAGAGCAGAAAGATTAGGAGTAAAAAATTCAGACAATCCGTTATACATGATGAGAGATTCTGCCACACTAAAAGAAGGAGTTCATCTTGATTTGTACAAGGTTCTTTCCAATAGATCATTTCAGATCTATGCGTTCAGTCAAAAGTATACAGATTTTTCTCTAAATAGTGTATCAAAAGCTTTGCTGGGTAAAGAAAAGATAGATTACGGATTAGAATTTGACGAACTTTCACTATATCAAACTGCAAATTATTGTTATAATGATGCTCTGTTAACATACGAACTTACTAGCTTTAACAAAGATTTGATGATGGATTTACTTGTAATCATTGCTAGAATTGGAAGAATGCCAATTGACGATATTGCAAGAATGGGAGTTTCTCAATGGATTAGAAGTCTACTATATTATGAACATAGACGAAGAAATTGTTTAATTCCAAAAAGAGAGGAACTGCAAAGAAGATCAGAAGGAGTCATGTCAGATGCAGTGATCAAAGACAAAAAATATCGAGGAGGACTTGTTGTCGAACCAAAAGAAGGAATTCATTTTGATGTGGTCGTAATGGATTTTGCAAGTCTGTATCCAAGCATAATCAAAGTTAGAAATCTGTCATATGAAACCGTAAGATGCTCTCATGAAGAATGTAAAAAAAACACCATACCTCAAACAAACCATTGGGCATGTTCTAAGAGAAATGGGCTAACATCAATGATCATTGGCTCATTAAGAGATTTGAGAGTAAACTACTACAAGAGTCTATCAAAAAAAGAAACACTTACTGATGATCAAAGACAACAGTACACAGTAGTAAGTCAAGCACTTAAGGTGATTCTAAACGCAAGCTATGGAGTAATGGGAGCTGAAATATTTCCCCTGTATTTTCTCCCAGTAGCAGAAGCAACAACAGCTATTGGAAGATATACAATTTTAGAGACAATCAAAAAATGTGAAGGGGCAGGGATCGAGGTCCTATATGGAGACACAGATTCATTATTTATCAAAAACCCAACCAAAGAACAAATTCAGATTGTAATTAATCAAGCAAAAAAAGAACACGGAGTAGATTTAGAAATCGACAAAACATACAGATATTGTGTACTAAGCAACAGAAAGAAAAATTATTTGGGAGTAACAAAGGAGGGCAAAGTAGACGTTAAGGGATTAACAGGAAAAAAATCCCACACACCAGCATTTATCAAAAAATTATTTTATGAATTAATTGATGTTCTAGCTAAAGTTCAGAATATGGAGGATTTTGTTAAAGCAAAACAAGAGATTTCTGAAAAAATTGCAACATGCGGTAAAAAAGTAGAATCAAAAGAAATTCCACTAGAAGATTTGACATTTAATGTGATGTTAAGTAAGGCACCATCAGAATATGTTAAAACAATTCCTCAACACATACGTGCAGCAAAACAGCTAGAATCCATCAGAGAGATAAAAAAAGGGGATAAAATTTCATTCATCAAAATCCTAAACAAACCAGGGGTAAAACCAGTAGAACTAGCAAAAAAAGAAGAAATAGATTCTAAAAAATATATGGAATTTATGGAATCAACGTTAGAACAGATTACATCTTCTATGGATTTAGATTTTGATACAATGTTAGGAAAACCAAAACAGACAGGATTAGATGAATTTTTTTGGAGCTAG
- a CDS encoding SemiSWEET family transporter has translation MEVDGTLLTLLGIAAGILILMGWVEQIYKGYKTKRLKDVSKFLMIFIAAGSILWLIYGIIVEDIFIIGTNMSGLILMIIVLAMKKRYDIRAKTS, from the coding sequence ATGGAAGTTGACGGAACACTTCTAACACTATTAGGAATAGCTGCAGGAATTTTGATTTTAATGGGATGGGTAGAACAAATCTACAAAGGGTATAAGACAAAAAGACTAAAAGATGTTTCAAAATTTCTAATGATTTTCATAGCTGCAGGTTCAATTTTATGGCTAATTTACGGAATAATCGTAGAGGACATATTCATCATCGGTACAAACATGTCAGGATTAATTCTAATGATAATTGTACTAGCAATGAAGAAAAGATATGACATTAGAGCAAAGACATCGTAA
- the tpiA gene encoding triose-phosphate isomerase: MFVINCKNYEEIAGDKIIKFVKTAEKISKKFKIKLAICPPQHLIGIVSNSTIPILAQHVDVSKVGSTTGFIIPELLKKSKVKGSLINHSEHRISSKEIEKLILKLKELKMISILCVKDVQEVKKYVKINPDYIAIEPPELIGSGKAVSKEQPELITKAANAIKNANNSTKLLCGAGIVSGEDVSKAIELGSKGILVASGIIKAKDWNKIMTDFAKSMV; the protein is encoded by the coding sequence ATGTTTGTAATCAATTGTAAAAATTATGAAGAAATTGCGGGGGATAAAATAATTAAATTTGTAAAAACAGCTGAAAAAATTTCTAAAAAATTCAAAATAAAATTGGCAATTTGCCCACCTCAACACCTAATCGGGATAGTTTCAAATAGCACAATACCAATTTTGGCTCAACATGTAGACGTATCCAAAGTGGGAAGTACAACAGGGTTCATCATTCCAGAATTATTAAAAAAGTCCAAAGTGAAAGGATCGTTGATTAATCATAGTGAGCATAGAATTTCAAGTAAAGAAATTGAAAAATTAATTTTAAAATTAAAAGAATTGAAAATGATCTCAATTCTATGTGTCAAAGATGTTCAAGAAGTTAAAAAATATGTTAAGATAAATCCAGATTATATCGCAATAGAACCTCCAGAATTGATTGGATCAGGTAAAGCAGTTTCAAAAGAACAACCAGAATTGATTACAAAGGCAGCAAATGCGATTAAAAATGCAAACAATAGCACAAAACTACTCTGCGGAGCAGGAATTGTTTCAGGAGAAGATGTTTCAAAAGCAATAGAATTAGGATCGAAAGGAATCCTAGTTGCAAGTGGAATTATCAAAGCAAAAGATTGGAACAAAATCATGACTGATTTTGCCAAGTCAATGGTTTAA
- the ppdK gene encoding pyruvate, phosphate dikinase produces the protein MKPVYAFEEADSKKRMLLGGKGAGLSEMTRLKLPVPPGFTITTEVCNKYYENNRKLPKDVMPAVMKNIVKMEKKTGKKWNSTKNPLLVSVRSGAAISMPGMMDTILNLGLNEKTVEGFAEQTKNPRFSWDSYRRFIQLFGKVVFGVNDEKFDHVLESAKTKQGVSDDSKLNVESLKGIVAEYKKICEEHTKRKFPDTPDEQLVLSIEAVFKSWMGERAIVYREKNNITKDIANGTAVNVVTMVFGNMGDDSATGVVFTRNGHNGKKEIEGEYLINAQGEDVVAGVRTGKSIEMLKREMPKSHKELSNACAKLEKHFREPQDIEFTIEQGKFYLLQTRTAKMSAAALVKTSVDMVKEKLIDKNRALTRIPAQQLEALLHRTMDESEIKNYKQLAKGIAASPGAASGIVVFDVKKAIELGEAGNKVILVRKETKPEDVPAFFSSEGILTSLGGKSSHAAIVSRGMGKPCIVGCPELKINYENNTCTANGITIKEKEIISIDGSAGTVFVGDVPTVEPKVTKDFEQILSWAQKAKKIGIRANADTPEGAKLARKFGGQGIGLCRTERMFNGSDRINLFVEMIMAENIEERNKILKKLGQLQKSDFIEILKAMEGYEVTIRLLDPPLHEFLPNPEELVEKIQKLESSGDSTQINQAKTVLKRARELAEVNPMMGHRGVRVGITYPEIYEMQIRAVFDALVELTKKKVKAHPQIMIPQISSIAELNHIKEIYDRIKKETESKHKMKLKINFGTMIEVVRAALTANELATTAEFFSFGTNDLTQGTFSFSREDVEGKFLPEYMEKELLERNPFQSIDVNGVGSLIKIGVAAGRALRPNMEVGICGEHGGDPSSIKFCHSVGLSYVSASPHRIPIAIVAAAQAAIEQPKKAKSKSKKK, from the coding sequence ATGAAACCAGTTTATGCATTTGAAGAAGCAGACAGCAAAAAAAGAATGCTTCTAGGTGGAAAAGGAGCAGGGTTAAGCGAAATGACTCGATTAAAGTTACCAGTCCCACCAGGATTTACAATCACAACTGAAGTGTGTAACAAGTATTATGAAAACAACAGAAAACTTCCAAAAGATGTCATGCCTGCAGTAATGAAAAATATTGTAAAAATGGAAAAAAAGACAGGTAAAAAATGGAATTCTACAAAGAATCCATTACTAGTTTCAGTCCGTTCAGGAGCAGCAATTTCAATGCCTGGAATGATGGACACAATTTTGAATTTAGGACTAAATGAAAAAACAGTTGAAGGGTTTGCAGAACAGACAAAGAATCCGCGATTTTCATGGGATTCATATCGAAGATTTATCCAATTATTTGGAAAAGTAGTATTTGGAGTAAATGATGAAAAATTTGATCACGTTTTAGAGTCTGCAAAAACAAAGCAAGGAGTTTCAGATGACAGTAAACTAAATGTAGAATCATTAAAAGGAATTGTAGCAGAATATAAAAAAATCTGTGAAGAACACACTAAGAGAAAATTCCCAGACACACCAGACGAACAATTAGTATTATCAATTGAAGCTGTTTTCAAAAGTTGGATGGGTGAAAGAGCAATTGTTTATCGTGAAAAAAACAACATCACTAAAGATATTGCAAATGGAACCGCTGTTAATGTAGTAACAATGGTATTTGGAAACATGGGAGATGACAGTGCTACAGGAGTCGTGTTTACAAGAAATGGTCACAATGGTAAAAAAGAGATCGAGGGAGAATATCTGATTAATGCACAAGGAGAAGATGTTGTGGCAGGAGTTAGGACAGGAAAAAGTATTGAAATGTTGAAAAGAGAAATGCCAAAATCACATAAGGAATTAAGTAATGCTTGTGCAAAATTAGAGAAACATTTCAGAGAGCCACAAGATATTGAATTTACCATAGAGCAAGGAAAATTCTACTTACTACAAACAAGAACAGCAAAAATGAGTGCAGCAGCATTAGTAAAAACATCAGTAGACATGGTTAAAGAAAAATTAATTGATAAAAACAGAGCACTTACAAGAATTCCAGCACAACAATTAGAGGCATTGTTACATAGAACTATGGATGAATCAGAAATTAAAAATTATAAACAATTAGCAAAAGGAATTGCAGCATCGCCAGGAGCTGCTAGCGGAATAGTAGTATTTGATGTCAAAAAAGCAATAGAATTAGGAGAAGCAGGAAATAAAGTCATCCTAGTAAGAAAAGAAACAAAACCAGAAGATGTTCCCGCATTCTTTTCATCAGAAGGGATTTTGACTAGCCTGGGAGGCAAATCATCTCATGCAGCAATTGTTTCAAGAGGAATGGGAAAACCATGTATTGTAGGATGCCCAGAATTGAAAATTAACTACGAAAACAACACCTGTACTGCAAATGGAATTACAATTAAAGAAAAAGAAATAATTTCCATTGACGGAAGTGCAGGCACTGTATTTGTGGGAGACGTGCCAACAGTAGAGCCCAAAGTAACAAAAGACTTTGAACAGATTTTGAGTTGGGCTCAAAAAGCAAAGAAAATAGGAATTAGAGCAAATGCAGATACACCAGAAGGGGCAAAACTAGCAAGGAAGTTTGGAGGTCAAGGAATCGGGTTGTGCAGAACAGAAAGAATGTTCAATGGAAGTGATAGAATTAATTTGTTCGTAGAAATGATAATGGCTGAAAATATCGAAGAAAGAAACAAAATTTTGAAGAAATTAGGTCAGTTGCAAAAAAGTGATTTTATTGAAATTCTAAAAGCCATGGAAGGATACGAAGTTACAATTAGATTATTAGATCCACCATTGCATGAATTCTTACCAAATCCAGAAGAACTAGTAGAAAAAATACAAAAACTAGAATCAAGTGGAGATTCAACACAAATCAACCAAGCTAAAACAGTTTTGAAAAGAGCAAGAGAACTTGCAGAAGTTAATCCAATGATGGGACATAGAGGAGTTCGTGTAGGAATCACATACCCAGAAATTTATGAAATGCAAATTCGTGCAGTATTTGATGCATTAGTAGAACTTACAAAAAAGAAAGTTAAAGCACATCCTCAAATCATGATTCCACAGATTAGTAGCATTGCTGAACTTAACCATATTAAAGAAATTTACGATAGGATAAAAAAAGAAACAGAATCAAAACACAAAATGAAATTAAAAATAAACTTTGGTACCATGATAGAAGTTGTAAGAGCAGCACTAACTGCAAATGAACTTGCAACTACAGCAGAATTCTTTAGTTTTGGTACTAATGATCTCACGCAAGGAACATTTAGTTTTAGTAGAGAAGATGTTGAAGGAAAATTCCTTCCAGAATACATGGAAAAAGAACTACTAGAAAGAAACCCATTTCAATCAATTGACGTAAACGGAGTAGGCAGTTTGATTAAGATAGGAGTTGCCGCAGGACGAGCATTAAGGCCAAACATGGAAGTAGGAATTTGTGGAGAACATGGAGGAGATCCTAGTTCCATTAAATTCTGTCATAGTGTAGGTCTAAGTTATGTAAGTGCATCACCACATAGAATTCCTATTGCCATTGTTGCAGCAGCACAAGCAGCAATTGAGCAACCAAAAAAAGCAAAATCAAAATCAAAGAAAAAATAA
- a CDS encoding DUF1059 domain-containing protein gives MAKSISCSDAGKDCGWSATAESEEELMEKVTEHVIAKHKEIELNSESISSIKSLIKEI, from the coding sequence ATGGCTAAAAGTATCAGTTGTTCAGATGCAGGAAAAGACTGCGGGTGGTCTGCTACTGCAGAAAGTGAGGAAGAATTGATGGAAAAAGTAACCGAACATGTAATAGCCAAACACAAAGAAATTGAACTAAATTCAGAATCAATTTCCAGCATAAAATCACTCATCAAAGAGATTTGA
- a CDS encoding CBS domain-containing protein produces MLPRIESIKQIRQKIGITQKKLAGMTGVSTSMINQIESGRSQPSYDTAKKIFESLAKLEGESSSHTAGDFCSKDIVKLKPTNTLHDAIKKMHQLSISQIPVFSNSDVVGVVSEDGIVKHLADLGEAELKKAKLADTMDSVPPIVDFDTPANVLVPLIRYSKCILVSKKSKIVGIITASDTLKMME; encoded by the coding sequence TTGCTTCCAAGAATTGAATCAATAAAGCAAATTAGACAAAAAATTGGGATTACACAAAAAAAACTTGCAGGCATGACTGGAGTAAGTACATCAATGATTAATCAAATTGAATCAGGGAGAAGTCAACCAAGTTATGACACGGCAAAAAAGATTTTTGAGAGTCTTGCAAAACTTGAAGGAGAATCATCTTCACATACTGCAGGAGATTTTTGTAGTAAAGATATTGTTAAACTAAAACCTACCAATACATTACACGATGCAATAAAAAAAATGCATCAATTATCAATTAGTCAGATACCAGTATTTTCTAATTCAGATGTAGTAGGAGTAGTATCAGAAGATGGAATTGTAAAACATTTAGCAGATTTGGGGGAGGCAGAGCTAAAAAAAGCAAAGTTGGCAGATACAATGGATTCAGTTCCTCCAATTGTTGATTTTGATACTCCAGCAAATGTTTTGGTACCATTGATAAGATATTCAAAATGCATACTAGTTTCTAAAAAATCAAAAATTGTTGGTATAATTACAGCTTCAGATACTTTGAAGATGATGGAATGA
- the mce gene encoding methylmalonyl-CoA epimerase encodes MKIDHIAIAVNDVEESAKIYQQALGVDSVEFETVESEGVKVAIIHLENGRVELMQPTNDDSPIKKFLDKKGQGLHHMALDTDNIEGEVERMEGCGIQFLGKIRPGSAGTKVTFIHPKSLQGVLAELCSHPKE; translated from the coding sequence ATGAAGATTGATCATATTGCTATTGCAGTAAATGATGTTGAAGAATCTGCTAAAATCTATCAACAAGCATTAGGGGTAGACAGCGTTGAATTTGAAACTGTAGAATCTGAAGGTGTTAAGGTTGCTATTATTCATTTAGAAAACGGTAGAGTAGAACTTATGCAACCTACTAATGATGATAGTCCAATCAAAAAATTCCTTGATAAAAAAGGGCAAGGGTTACACCATATGGCATTAGATACAGATAACATAGAAGGTGAAGTTGAACGAATGGAAGGTTGTGGGATTCAATTTTTGGGGAAAATAAGGCCTGGTTCAGCTGGAACCAAAGTGACTTTCATCCATCCAAAATCTCTTCAGGGTGTATTGGCAGAACTTTGTTCTCATCCTAAAGAATAG
- a CDS encoding methylmalonyl-CoA mutase family protein, with the protein MAAKKPTKSKEPEKKIFTDSNFLVKRIYQKSTKKKPVEDAGKYPFTRGIHPGMFRDRFWTMRQYSGFGDAKLTNERFKFMLEKGQTGLSMAFDLPTQIGYDSDSPQAEGEVGKVGVSITSIKDMMTAFDGIPLGKVSSSMTINSTASTLLAYYIAVGESQGFKSHELRGTTQNDILKEYIARNTYIYPPQPSMRLIGDMIGYCAEKVPSWYPVSISGYHMREAGCTATQEVAFTLANAIAYIQTCIDKGLKIDEFAPRLSFFFCCTIEFFEEVAKFRVARKVYAKILKEMFHAKNPRSLQLKFHTQTSGESLTAQQPNNNIVRVAIQTMAAVAGGTQSLHTNSRDEALALPTQESAKIALRTQQIVAHESGITKTADPLAGSYYLEELCDQIEDGVWKYLKKIQKMGGSVKAIEKGFFQSEIRANAYRLKKETDDGDRVIVGVNKYAEEEEQPELLRIDDRIEIQQKKALKKLRAERDSKKLEKALSAMQSAADTEENLMPYIVTAAKAFATTGEISNTFREVFGEYRPKEVF; encoded by the coding sequence ATGGCTGCAAAAAAACCAACAAAATCAAAGGAACCTGAAAAGAAAATTTTTACGGATTCTAACTTTCTTGTAAAAAGAATTTATCAAAAATCCACAAAAAAGAAACCTGTTGAAGATGCAGGAAAATATCCATTCACCAGAGGAATACACCCTGGAATGTTTAGAGATCGATTTTGGACTATGAGACAGTATTCTGGATTTGGTGATGCAAAGCTTACCAATGAACGATTCAAATTCATGCTTGAAAAAGGTCAAACCGGTCTCAGCATGGCATTTGATTTGCCTACTCAAATTGGATATGATTCTGATTCCCCTCAAGCTGAGGGTGAAGTAGGGAAAGTAGGTGTTTCAATTACTTCAATTAAAGATATGATGACTGCTTTTGATGGTATTCCTTTAGGAAAAGTTAGTTCATCTATGACGATTAATTCTACAGCATCAACATTATTGGCATATTATATTGCAGTTGGAGAATCACAGGGATTCAAAAGTCATGAACTTAGAGGTACAACACAAAATGATATTTTAAAAGAATACATTGCAAGAAACACCTACATCTATCCACCACAACCCTCAATGCGATTAATTGGAGACATGATTGGATACTGTGCAGAAAAAGTTCCTTCTTGGTACCCTGTATCTATTTCTGGTTATCATATGAGAGAAGCTGGTTGTACTGCAACACAAGAGGTTGCATTTACTCTGGCAAACGCAATAGCTTACATTCAAACTTGTATTGATAAAGGATTAAAGATTGACGAATTTGCACCTCGTTTGTCTTTTTTCTTTTGTTGCACTATAGAATTTTTTGAAGAAGTTGCCAAGTTTAGAGTTGCAAGAAAAGTTTATGCTAAAATTCTTAAAGAAATGTTTCATGCAAAAAATCCACGTTCTTTACAATTGAAATTTCATACTCAAACCAGTGGTGAATCCCTTACTGCTCAGCAACCTAACAACAACATTGTTCGTGTGGCCATTCAAACAATGGCTGCTGTTGCTGGCGGCACTCAATCATTACATACTAATTCCAGAGATGAGGCTCTGGCTCTTCCCACACAAGAATCTGCAAAAATTGCACTTAGAACTCAACAGATAGTTGCACATGAAAGTGGAATAACTAAGACTGCTGATCCTTTGGCAGGTTCTTACTATTTGGAGGAATTATGTGATCAAATTGAAGACGGTGTGTGGAAATATCTTAAAAAAATTCAGAAAATGGGTGGATCTGTAAAAGCAATTGAGAAAGGTTTCTTCCAATCTGAAATTCGAGCAAATGCATATCGTCTAAAAAAAGAAACTGATGATGGAGATAGGGTAATTGTAGGTGTGAATAAATATGCTGAAGAAGAAGAACAACCAGAGTTATTGAGAATTGATGACCGAATTGAAATTCAACAAAAGAAGGCTCTCAAAAAATTACGTGCAGAAAGAGATTCTAAAAAATTAGAAAAAGCCTTATCTGCAATGCAAAGCGCAGCCGATACTGAAGAAAATCTTATGCCTTACATTGTAACTGCCGCAAAAGCATTTGCAACAACTGGTGAAATTAGTAATACGTTCAGAGAGGTATTTGGGGAATATCGTCCTAAAGAGGTCTTTTAA
- the meaB gene encoding methylmalonyl Co-A mutase-associated GTPase MeaB, protein MLDLLSDLKKGKRGAIAKAITIVENDQNESKKLLKKIFKDSGNSIIIGITGPAGAGKSSLINKTAMALKKLGTKPAVLAVDPTSHVTGGAILGDRVRMSESTDSGTYIRSIASRGATGAVSRSLRNSIRVLEYSGFNPIIIESVGAGQTEVEISNIADITVVVFNPNTGDSIQTIKAGLTEIGDIYLINKSDLSGTNQLFDAVRDFIGDSERNPTILKTSVKKNSGITVFAKTLKDMMKSKKKSKDVKDRERLETELKDIVLNNIKEKIDDMLISDKTFSKYLKKLQSKDIDPFQAGDKITKSLLK, encoded by the coding sequence ATCTTGGACTTATTATCTGATTTAAAAAAAGGAAAACGAGGTGCTATTGCCAAAGCCATAACGATTGTTGAAAATGATCAAAACGAATCAAAAAAATTATTAAAAAAAATTTTCAAGGATAGTGGAAATTCTATAATTATTGGAATAACTGGTCCTGCTGGTGCTGGAAAAAGTTCTTTAATTAACAAAACTGCTATGGCTCTAAAAAAATTGGGTACAAAGCCTGCAGTATTGGCAGTTGATCCTACAAGTCATGTGACTGGGGGTGCAATTTTGGGAGACAGGGTCAGAATGAGTGAATCTACTGATTCTGGAACTTACATTCGAAGTATCGCATCTAGGGGGGCAACTGGTGCAGTTTCTCGCTCATTACGAAACAGTATTCGTGTATTGGAATATTCTGGTTTCAATCCTATAATTATTGAAAGTGTGGGTGCTGGTCAAACTGAAGTTGAAATTTCTAATATTGCAGATATCACAGTTGTTGTTTTTAATCCTAACACTGGTGATAGTATTCAAACCATTAAAGCAGGTTTAACTGAAATTGGAGATATTTACTTAATCAACAAAAGTGATCTTAGCGGTACAAATCAATTATTTGATGCAGTTCGTGATTTTATTGGAGATTCTGAGAGAAATCCTACGATTCTTAAAACTTCTGTGAAAAAGAACTCTGGAATTACTGTGTTTGCTAAAACTTTGAAAGATATGATGAAGTCTAAAAAGAAATCTAAAGATGTCAAAGACCGTGAACGCCTTGAGACTGAACTAAAAGATATTGTTTTAAATAACATCAAAGAAAAGATTGATGACATGTTAATTTCCGATAAAACATTTTCAAAATATCTTAAAAAATTACAATCTAAAGACATTGATCCTTTTCAAGCTGGAGATAAAATTACTAAATCATTGTTAAAGTGA